One segment of Hippopotamus amphibius kiboko isolate mHipAmp2 chromosome 2, mHipAmp2.hap2, whole genome shotgun sequence DNA contains the following:
- the LOC130844330 gene encoding dexamethasone-induced protein-like, with translation GRRRPRRPLHARRRVAAHLDALGPLVPSVPPPLLPSMFYVGLFFVNVLILCYAFLMEYIVLNVGLVFLPEDMDQALVDLGVLSDPGSGLYEADLELDVFDGYLEPAPLESSVPTERFPSGPRTVGQRD, from the coding sequence GGCCGCCGCCGGCCTCGCCGCCCCCTGCATGCCCGGCGCCGGGTCGCGGCCCACCTGGACGCGCTGGGCCCCCTGGTCCCCTCcgtgccgccgccgctgctgcccTCTATGTTCTACGTGGGCCTGTTCTTTGTCAATGTGCTGATCCTATGCTACGCCTTCCTTATGGAGTACATCGTCCTCAATGTGGGCCTCGTCTTCCTGCCCGAGGACATGGACCAGGCGCTTGTGGACCTCGGCGTGCTCTCCGATCCCGGCTCGGGCCTCTACGAAGCCGACTTGGAGCTCGACGTCTTCGATGGTTACTTGGAGCCTGCCCCCCTCGAAAGCTCCGTGCCAACAGAGAGGTTCCCATCTGGACCCAGGACGGTGGGACAGAGAGATTGA